One Osmerus mordax isolate fOsmMor3 chromosome 16, fOsmMor3.pri, whole genome shotgun sequence genomic window carries:
- the xirp1 gene encoding xin actin-binding repeat-containing protein 1, which yields MSNLRRSQSLKSLSGVQERSWVASSLWDKKKSVSQLVQQYQSCAELRITESAEASVLNRSSRYEDSEIRVDSLGGRNESREIGGGFHLSRSQSMDYLPPKEPVGTSALRALFESKVTLRQDCSSSPRLNVSSSASNREKQCLPVVKRAHSTVGTPVKKDNPPQVDLCRVVQAERRRQTSTGVPESCVRGSANSQDDKRHLKLTHAETPSRPDCERRSTSASVRDRSALYLSKVAAADSTGGSSHPEFTSSSEKKTKLSKMADVAKQIRVSEASHEEHDLSFPPPPPVPPRPLNYEESANSSPLLPVPPPKETFSTFYQQRQKNELKRLFKHIHPDLKGKLNDVVDDELVEALQSEISAEDTGYQGEVQSMRWIFENWTLDNIGDPHTTKKLLEEENLQGGDVRGTSSMFEHCEMDDTQHSSRAFAERQVSVRGDVRTSTWLFETKPLDILNELNQEKGEMVEAVLKEPIQGGDVRGARLLFESKPLDALGHCCSVENQNFLKLKSELQEQKGDVQKTVKLFQADPCCAIRDNSGNIHEIKSICREEINSSNISTARWLFETQPLDVIRKDTSAVKIIQGISLEEGQRGGVDRKRWMFETQPFLNTQEGIEENKFQGTVDDFVAEADVENKRKLFETQPLATLKGECTSTNQEKEEILGGNVKTSLWLFETQPMDTLKDSYEIGHLKEVSLAADEQGEVKGKKQQFENYNVRKETSVRELEIEKGDVKSFKHLFETIPLGDITQSEEVMNGKSEKDITAGNVNGNKELFESTPLYAIKDSSGNFHEVTTVSREESIKGNVQNCKWMFETKPLDQFQEGKGSMEVIKGITRQEDVTGDVKMAKWLFETQTLDCIHSKFNLEAQNPLVQQDEFQKGDVKTCKWFFETQPIDILSDKSNKLQDIEAIENANVKSFTWLFESQPLDSIKAGDEHSLKLCSTIQDGVKAEAGVKTVKHLFETETLDKIRKDTDTEQDVRYVSQINVQSGDVSRVKEIFESQSLDEIGTEAESISDREGQDEDIQKGSVHKFTWLFENRPINTITEKKLNGTSMYSVSEDEAGDVHNKKFIFETFSLDKIQEKPLEDSSASLDECESSVDVKSSTMLFESQPLYAIRDKEGQFHEVTTVKKEEVMSGDVRGARWMFETKPLDSIQAEQDIYVIRAVTQEDVLKGDVKSARWKFETQPLDTLTCREEPSVKVVEEFGKHNVQLNKQLFESEQSAHKKYVRMVSVTDVQQGDVRTSTWLFENQPIDSLKGGAEEQGPVKTVHREDNQKGEVKRCTWLFESQPLDKLKEVDATSAHAVEENIPKADVKSTTWMFETTPLDKITVGSVADSLTRLSELQVIHSSGIVIEANEISNVNMAKYQLISKENIEILKEERVEGNIRNIMLQLLCKPTMEPRITLLREGEQGNVNTTVLELPVNQPSSTVNLDGDQRMQSIAKMIESLLVENKIMKTGIVMQESARGQAEMTVYSLFCHTETRAESQDITRGDVKSTIGNLLATANSQRTSVSCRLDENEKGNVNLYKNCIEKGDLQYLKSLQSEPEESDVLDLGAKEQIEILQGDVKEAKRILCQKKQQVERTISDVLPGDVKNAKKVFSSEGSIDLGIEHCVPKENIIRGDISSAKQQLGQAVKQPITVEKEEIVAGDIKATLQSLERAKKQSLNVEREVIKPGTIYDIDLSAQGPEPEDNDSLNFKEEIVSGDVKAAKQSLELAKNQSMRVEREIVVPGKIYNVNVSSQEQSSTTTTQSTSSCTSRGQRITTTFRKVSDTETKKGIHEGIEACPKGAVSKSADVVNICVSEDASQQTNTIPSQSCVKSEYQVENTDEETEAEVLRGDVKAAIKSLQNAATEQRLLDKEDVIRGNMQLALQSLERSSVNVSKGDFKTAMIYRNSGKAYSGPSKKVDSETVHKQGVVVSMPPSDTELSPSVSVTYGEPPAMTTLNSDPVTLTHKTENTPSEDQRPPPLPPKTSDKLQEHKKPALPPKPQRSKLSSDTEQNIHSLSKAPGPVKVKSQNPVIPPKTKLEKTSSPSTPRETSANKREHRQDLPQNDHSREISILKTTKGAKQGSPQSILNNDTQVSRDSNTLNFDRNVHRKALEDIVEPPVCETNTDKNPTIANSNECVMDKNEIQKINAAEEIRMCMQSYANDSCTKTEIHMGFQVALQNFGGKDKNTVDSVPVSAKKIQAVKETVSQVKNQSKSTMQQVTQHSNAGQPELASAIIAKRSPSIQNSTVGEEQVKAVDKVVLRKKKAKKETEGERRQRLSVHKDEIMKGNVTAAMEIFENLRKREELKTILSQVQEIEGETSTVDVGSLKTLFENVPAWIVTPRRTETQSHSKREKKVEKESLNTEMESASVEAAFVDLEKASHEIMNLKEQTLAKLIDIEEAIRKALYSVSNLKSEADIAGLSGLFNESLNSEKSCQDTQNNIRKISIVSSKTKTEKVKPTPEAKMKGCSGLAKTLEEAPAQVLNMPPVKQCMSSPSSPSFISIHSAARKHPEQSKSPKSSTFKTKAKECPQSCNGVNADVGQPTSSQTSNQFSGPVSPRRNVSVLQVQTVPEAPAGLVGTKTVSEKYEETDCFGNKFVSSKTSTFVTKQSETKTAPLFEVVSCPTRYEVMASPLIRRSGHTFTESAQSSVKEGGTVFVTFGQQKAGKK from the exons ATGACAAGAGGCATCTGAAATTGACCCACGCAGAGACCCCATCAAGGCCGGACTGTGAGAGGAGATCCACGTCTGCCTCAGTGAGAGACAGATCAGCTCTTTATCTGTCAAAAGTGGCAGCTGCAGACTCCACAGGAGGATCATCACATCCA gaATTCACTAGTTCATCAGAAAAGAAGACTAAATTAAGCaag ATGGCAGACGTAGCCAAGCAAATCAGGGTTTCAGAGGCTTCTCATGAAGAACACGACCTGtctttccctccacctccccctgtaCCACCCCGACCTCTAAACTATGAAGAGTCTGCAAACAGTTCACCCTTACTTCCTGTACCACCACCCAAGGAAACCTTCTCAACATTCTACCAACAGCGACAAAAGAATGAGCTGAAGAGGCTCTTTAAACACATTCACCCAGATTTAAAAGGAAAACTTAAtgatgttgttgatgatgaGCTGGTAGAGGCCCTCCAGTCAGAGATATCTGCAGAAGATACAGGGTATCAAGGCGAGGTGCAATCCATGAGGTGGATCTTTGAAAACTGGACACTGGACAACATTGGGGACCCCCATACAACTAAGAAGCTGTTGGAAGAGGAGAACTTGCAAGGTGGAGATGTTAGGGGAACATCTTCCATGTTTGAGCATTGCGAGATGGATGACACCCAACACAGCTCGAGGGCATTTGCTGAAAGGCAGGTGTCTGTGAGAGGGGATGTCAGGACATCTACATGGTTGTTTGAAACCAAGCCTTTAGACATCCTGAATGAGCTCAACCAAGAAAAAGGTGAGATGGTGGAGGCAGTGCTGAAGGAACCCATCCAAGGAGGAGATGTCAGAGGAGCGCGGCTACTCTTTGAATCCAAACCACTGGACGCCTTAGGCCACTGCTGCTCAGTCGAGAACCAGAACTTCCTCAAGCTGAAGTCTGAGCTCCAAGAACAGAAGGGAGATGTCCAAAAAACTGTCAAGCTCTTCCAAGCAGATCCTTGTTGTGCCATTAGAGACAACAGTGGAAACATCCATGAGATCAAGTCAATCTGTAGAGAAGAGATCAACAGCAGCAATATCAGCACTGCTCGCTGGCTCTTTGAAACTCAACCTCTAGATGTCATCAGGAAAGACACTTCTGCTGTGAAGATCATTCAGGGGATATCACTGGAAGAAGGGCAAAGAGGAGGCGTAGATAGGAAGAGGTGGATGTTTGAGACGCAGCCCTTCCTCAACACCCAGGAAGGCATCGAGGAGAACAAATTCCAGGGGACCGTGGACGATTTTGTGGCAGAGGCTGATGTCGAGAACAAACGAAAACTCTTTGAGACACAACCCTTGGCAACTCTGAAAGGGGAATGTACTTCCACAAACCAGGAAAAGGAAGAGATCCTAGGTGGTAATGTCAAAACCTCTTTGTGGCTCTTTGAAACTCAACCAATGGATACTTTGAAAGATAGCTATGAAATTGGACATCTAAAGGAAGTGTCGCTTGCTGCAGATGAacaaggagaggtgaagggcaAAAAGCAACAGTTTGAAAACTACAATGTCAGAAAAGAAACATCGGTCAGAGAGCTTGAAATTGAAAAGGGGGATGTCAAATCTTTTAAACATCTTTTTGAAACAATTCCTCTTGGTGACATTACCCAATCTGAAGAGGTGATGAATGGAAAAAGTGAAAAAGACATCACAGCAGGGAATGTAAATGGTAACAAAGAATTGTTTGAATCTACACCCTTGTATGCCATAAAAGACTCTTCAGGAAATTTCCACGAGGTCACAACTGTTAGTAGAGAGGAGTCTATCAAAGGAAATGTCCAAAACTGCAAATGGATGTTTGAGACCAAACCGCTTGACCAGTTTCAGGAGGGAAAGGGGAGCATGGAGGTTATAAAAGGGATCACTAGACAGGAAGACGTAACTGGAGATGTGAAGATGGCAAAGTGGCTCTTCGAAACTCAGACACTAGACTGTATTCATTCAAAATTCAACCTTGAGGCACAAAATCCATTGGTGCAACAGGACGAGTTCCAGAAAGGTGATGTCAAGACCTGCAAGTGGTTTTTTGAAACCCAACCCATAGACATTTTGTCTGACAAATCAAACAAGCTCCAAGATATAGAGGCCATAGAAAATGCTAACGTTAAATCCTTCACTTGGCTTTTCGAATCACAGCCACTGGACAGTATCAAAGCTGGAGATGAGCATAGTTTGAAATTATGCAGCACCATTCAGGATGGTGTAAAAGCGGAGGCTGGAGTGAAAACCGTGAAGCATCTTTTTGAAACAGAAACTTTGGATAAAATAAGgaaggacacagacacagaacaaGATGTTAGATATGTCAGCCAGATAAATGTTCAGTCAGGAGATGTATCTAGGGTCAAGGAAATCTTTGAGTCTCAATCTCTTGATGAAATAGGTACAGAAGCTGAAAGCATATCCGACAGAGAGGGTCAGGATGAAGACATTCAAAAAGGATCCGTTCACAAATTCACCTGGCTTTTTGAGAACCGTCCCATCAACACGATCACTGAGAAAAAGCTCAATGGAACGAGCATGTATTCTGTCAGCGAAGATGAGGCTGGCGATGTACACAACAAGAAGTTCATATTCGAAACGTTCTCTTTGGACAAGATCCAAGAAAAGCCTCTCGAGGACTCATCCGCATCCTTGGACGAATGTGAGAGCAGCGTGGATGTGAAGTCCAGCACGATGCTGTTTGAGTCTCAGCCTCTGTATGCCATCAGAGACAAGGAGGGACAATTTCACGAGGTCACCACGGTCaagaaggaggaagtgatgaGTGGCGATGTGAGAGGTGCTCGGTGGATGTTCGAGACAAAGCCCCTGGATTCCATCCAAGCAGAACAGGACATTTATGTCATCCGTGCCGTTACCCAAGAGGACGTTCTTAAAGGAGATGTCAAGTCTGCCAGGTGGAAGTTTGAGACCCAGCCTTTGGACACTCTCACATGTAGAGAGGAGCCTTCAGTCAAGGTTGTGGAGGAATTCGGAAAACACAACGTGCAGCTTAACAAACAGCTCTTTGAATCTGAGCAGTCCGCTCACAAGAAGTATGTCCGAATGGTCAGTGTTACTGACGTCCAGCAAGGAGATGTCCGAACGTCGACCTGGCTTTTTGAAAACCAGCCTATTGACAGCCtgaagggaggagcagaggagcaggGCCCCGTGAAGACTGTCCACAGAGAAGACAACCAGAAGGGAGAGGTGAAACGTTGTACTTGGCTGTTTGAATCCCAGCCTCTAGACAAGCTCAAAGAGGTGGATGCCACCTCAGCCCATGCTGTTGAAGAGAATATACCAAAAGCAGATGTGAAGAGCACCACCTGGATGTTTGAAACGACACCACTGGATAAAATCACCGTCGGTAGCGTGGCAGACAGTCTCACGCGTCTTTCTGAACTTCAAGTAATTCACTCAAGTGGCATTGTTATAGAAGCAAATGAGATCAGTAATGTTAACATGGCAAAATACCAGCTCATTAGCAAAGAAAACATAGAAATTCTGAAAGAAGAAAGGGTAGAAGGTAACATTAGAAACATCATGTTACAGTTGTTATGCAAACCAACCATGGAGCCAAGGATCACCCTTCTAAGGGAGGGTGAACAGGGTAACGTTAACACCACAGTTTTGGAACTTCCAGTCAATCAGCCATCTTCAACTGTCAATCTAGATGGTGACCAAAGAATGCAAAGCATTGCCAAGATGATTGAAAGCCTGTTAGTTGAAAATAAGATAATGAAGACAGGAATTGTGATGCAAGAATCTGCCAGGGGCCAAGCAGAGATGACTGTGTACAGCCTCTTCTGTCACACTGAAACTAGAGCAGAATCTCAAGACATCACAAGGGGCGATGTGAAGTCCACTATTGGAAACCTTCTAGCCACCGCCAATAGTCAGAGAACCTCTGTTTCGTGTAGACTAGATGAAAATGAGAAAGGGAATGTGAACTTGTACAAGAACTGCATTGAGAAAGGAGATCTTCAATACCTGAAGAGTCTCCAGAGTGAACCAGAGGAGAGTGATGTACTTGACCTCGGAGCAAAAGAACAGATTGAAATCCTGCAGGGAGATGTGAAAGAGGCAAAGAGAATTCTCTGTCAGAAAAAGCAGCAAGTAGAGCGAACAATTTCAGATGTCCTGCCAGGAGATGTGAAGAACGCCAAAAAAGTATTCAGCTCGGAGGGGTCCATTGACCTTGGCATTGAACACTGTGTTCCAAAAGAAAACATAATCCGTGGGGATATCTCATCAGCCAAGCAACAACTTGGACAGGCAGTGAAGCAACCTATCACGGTGGAAAAGGAGGAAATTGTAGCTGGTGACATCAAAGCAACACTACAGTCCTTAGAGCGGGCAAAGAAGCAAAGCTTGAATGTGGAGCGGGAAGTCATCAAACCAGGAACCATATATGACATTGACTTATCAGCTCAAGGTCCAGAACCGGAGGATAACGACTCGCTGAACTTCAAAGAGGAAATAGTGTCAGGAGATGTGAAGGCAGCTAAACAGTCCCTCGAGTTGGCAAAGAACCAGAGCATGCGAGTAGAACGGGAAATCGTTGTTCCTGGCAAAATCTACAACGTGAATGTCTCATCACAAGAGCAAAGCTCTACAACCACGACACAGTCTACATCTTCGTGCACCTCCAGAGGTCAGCGGATCACCACGACTTTTCGAAAGGTCAGTGACACAGAAACAAAAAAGGGAATCCATGAGGGGATTGAGGCTTGCCCTAAGGGAGCAGTGTCAAAGAGTGCAGACGTAGTGAATATCTGTGTTAGTGAAGATGCCTCGCAGCAGACCAACACCATACCATCCCAATCTTGTGTTAAATCAGAGTATCAAGTTGAAAACACTGATGAAGAGACAGAGGCTGAGGTTTTGAGGGGAGATGTGAAGGCTGCTATTAAGTCTCTTCAGAATGCTGCAACAGAGCAAAGGCTTCTAGACAAAGAAGATGTTATAAGAGGTAATATGCAATTGGCTTTGCAATCTCTTGAGAGGTCTAGTGTAAATGTGTCCAAAGGAGACTTTAAAACTGCAATGATTTACAGGAATTCAGGTAAAGCTTACTCAGGGCCAAGTAAGAAAGTGGATTCTGAGACTGTGCACAAACAAGGTGTTGTAGTATCTATGCCTCCATCTGACACTGAATTGTCTCCTTCGGTTTCAGTAACTTATGGAGAGCCACCTGCCATGACAACATTGAATTCAGATCCTGTCACTCTTACACACAAAACGGAAAACACACCATCAGAAGACCAAAGGCCGCCTCCACTTCCCCCCAAAACAAGTGACAAATTACAAGAACACAAGAAACCAGCCCTACCGCCCAAACCGCAGCGCTCAAAATTATCAAGTGATACAGAACAGAATATCCATTCTCTTTCAAAAGCACCTGGCCCTGTTAAAGTTAAATCGCAAAACCCAGTAATCCCTCCTAAAACTAAACTAGAGAAGACTTCTTCTCCTTCCACTCCACGTGAAACATCGGCAAATAAAAGAGAACACAGACAGGATTTACCACAGAACGACCATTCAAGAGAAATTAGCATTCTAAAAACCACCAAAGGTGCAAAGCAAGGCTCACCACAGAGCATTTTAAACAACGATACTCAAGTTTCCCGAGATTCAAATACACTAAACTTTGATAGAAATGTACATAGGAAAGCATTAGAAGACATAGTGGAACCACCGGTAtgtgaaacaaacacagacaagaacCCGACAATTGCAAATAGCAATGAATGTGTTATGGATAAAAATGAGATTCAGAAAATAAATGCAGCAGAAGAGATCCGAATGTGTATGCAGAGCTATGCAAATGATAGTTGCACTAAAACAGAAATACACATGGGCTTTCAAGTTGCTCTCCAGAACTTTGGGGGAAAGGATAAGAACACTGTGGACTCAGTCCCTGTTTCTGCCAAAAAAATCCAAGCAGTTAAAGAAACTGTTAGCCAAGTAAAGAATCAGAGCAAATCAACCATGCAACAGGTTACACAGCACTCAAACGCAGGTCAGCCGGAATTGGCGTCAGCCATCATAGCAAAGAGATCTCCATCTATTCAGAATAGCACAGTTGGTGAGGAACAGGTAAAAGCTGTGGACAAAGTTGTACTGAGGAAGAAGAAAGCGAAGAAGGAGACGGAGGGTGAACGACGACAGAGGCTGTCTGTCCACAAGGACGAAATTATGAAGGGAAACGTGACAGCAGCAATGGAAATCTTTGAAAATCTAAGGAAACGGGAGGAACTCAAGACGATCCTATCCCAAGTtcaagagatagagggggagactaGCACTGTTGATGTGGGTtcattaaaaacattatttgagAATGTTCCTGCTTGGATAGTCACTCCACGTAGAACTGAAACGCAAAGTCATTCGAAGAGGGAAAAGAAGGTTGAAAAAGAGTCATTGAATACTGAAATGGAAAGTGCCTCAGTCGAGGCTGCATTCGTAGACCTGGAAAAGGCAAGCCATGAAATAATGAATCTAAAAGAGCAAACGTTGGCAAAACTTATTGATATAGAGGAGGCAATACGGAAAGCTTTGTATTCTGTTTCCAACTTAAAATCTGAGGCTGATATAGCAGGGTTGTCAGGACTCTTTAATGAATCATTGAACTCTGAGAAAAGTTGTCAAGATACTCAAAACAACATTAGGAAAATTAGCATTGTGTCCAGCAAAACTAAAACAGAAAAGGTTAAACCGACACCAGAGGCAAAAATGAAAGGATGTTCAGGTCtagcaaaaacattagaagAAGCACCTGCTCAAGTGCTCAACATGCCTCCTGTCAAACAATGCATGAGCTCTCCATCCTCACCATCCTTCATCTCCATTCACTCTGCTGCCAGGAAGCATCCAGAACAATCCAAGTCCCCTAAATCCTCAACTTTCAAGACAAAAGCAAAGGAGTGCCCTCAAAGTTGCAATGGAGTCAATGCTGATGTCGGCCAACCCACTTCCTCTCAAACCTCCAACCAATTCAGCGGTCCTGTGAGTCCAAGACGTAACGTCAGCGTGCTACAAGTGCAAACTGTCCCGGAAGCTCCTGCTGGATTAGTTGGCACAAAGACTGTCAGTGAAAAATATGAAGAGACAGATTGCTTTGGTAACAAATTTGTCTCCTCCAAAACGTCTACTTTTGTCACCAAGCAGTCTGAGACTAAAACTGCCCCACTCTTTGAAGTAGTCTCCTGTCCAACTAGATATGAAGTAATGGCATCCCCTTTAATACGAAGATCTGGACACACCTTTACAGAGAGTGCTCAGTCCAGTGTCAAAGAAGGAGGAACTGTTTTTGTAACATTTGGTCAACAAAAGGCTGGGAAAAAGTAA